ACAAGCACCCGACGAAATCGCCGAAGAACTTTTTGTGGAACCGAAAGAGGAAGATCAGACCGACAATGACACAGACAGTGATTGGAAAGAAAGTGATCAGGACACGAATCGAACGGTGAAAAGACAGAAGCTTGGGTTGAGATCGAAGCCAAAACCTCGAAAGAGGATTGTTCAACCGGTGGTTTCAAATAGATCTATTCAAAAAGAGAGTGACTTTTTGCTTAGTGAAAAGGAGCGGGAATTGTTCACCGTTGTTAAGATTCCACACGAAAGCCACATTTGCTGCGGTTGCTTACAATTTTATAGCACGGATGAGGAATTGGATGCTCATCGTAAATCATCTCATGTTTGGAGGAATGAAAACATGCGGAAACCTAGTACAAAGCCTATCTGCGACGGTTGCCTTCGTAGGTACGATACGCCACGCGgtttaaatttccataaagaacgTGTCCGGATGTTGAAGATCATTTGGGAATGCAAGAAGTGTCAGTTTCGCTTCAAAGCAGCGGACAAACGCCGTAAGCATCTGCGAATCCATTCGGAGGACGAACCCGTGGCAATGAAGGCACGGTTCAAGGAAGAAACCATGCAAGAATTTGGCTGGCTCTGTTGTGCTTCAAAATGCGACGAATCGTTTAACACCGAACAAGATTTAATTGAGCATTCGCAGGAAACTCACCTGGGCGATAAGAAAGCAGCGGATGCGGAGTTCCCCGATAACCCTGAGCAATGTCTGATTTGCTTCAGACGATATGGTGACCGGAGACGGCTAATCAATCACCAGAGAAGAAAGTACAAACGTAAAAATTTCCAGTGCGCTCTTTGTGGGTTGAAGTTTGCTACCACCTCGGAGCTGACGACACACGAAGCTAACGATCACGGAAATTGGGCGTTCAAGTGTACACTCTGTGACAAGGCGTTCCCCCAGAAGTACAGCTTGAATAGTCACTTGAAAACTATGCACACGGATGAGAAACCCCATCAGGTATGCTGTttgaaaaatcagtttttttttcatct
The window above is part of the Armigeres subalbatus isolate Guangzhou_Male unplaced genomic scaffold, GZ_Asu_2 Contig1718, whole genome shotgun sequence genome. Proteins encoded here:
- the LOC134203252 gene encoding zinc finger protein 84-like, with translation APDEIAEELFVEPKEEDQTDNDTDSDWKESDQDTNRTVKRQKLGLRSKPKPRKRIVQPVVSNRSIQKESDFLLSEKERELFTVVKIPHESHICCGCLQFYSTDEELDAHRKSSHVWRNENMRKPSTKPICDGCLRRYDTPRGLNFHKERVRMLKIIWECKKCQFRFKAADKRRKHLRIHSEDEPVAMKARFKEETMQEFGWLCCASKCDESFNTEQDLIEHSQETHLGDKKAADAEFPDNPEQCLICFRRYGDRRRLINHQRRKYKRKNFQCALCGLKFATTSELTTHEANDHGNWAFKCTLCDKAFPQKYSLNSHLKTMHTDEKPHQCTVCGMTFRQKGGLRTHMSNHVEVPQFKCEVCSKMFKAKLHLRYHMRTHTGERPYKCRYCDHAFANNTNYRRHEMTHTGNKPHKCSYCGKGFILRRMLIEHEKNHTGDIRIEEKPVHSTKKKSEFIVELLDEQDNDDVDEVVECSSDDDTNGLQTFSLRNRPVSISLAKPNVSNVTHQIVTKPIGNIVAATNNTIDVSKAPAVAVYNVVPATTSGNFSYVLKLQ